The proteins below come from a single Branchiostoma floridae strain S238N-H82 chromosome 5, Bfl_VNyyK, whole genome shotgun sequence genomic window:
- the LOC118416336 gene encoding uncharacterized protein K02A2.6-like has protein sequence MAAAQQTMLTTLIPEMDWNADDPVKTFKKFKQRIELAFKTFLKDATDEEKVSYLLLLAGDDGLEIRNSWDLSPEQEKDPNKILEKFEKHLEPKTNHRIFRYEFQSMRQGPEESISDYMSRLKNVADKCNFKDKTEKDGRLLDQMIWGCAYKKVQKTLIGKHELTLAAAVKEAVQHESTEKCMTTLTISTQAKEAKVDAISSRKHTPSSKQKASYRPPQKQSSNICRNCGTEHEFNDRKKCPAHGSTCNGCGKPNHWRKMCRSKGKSKPQEYRGYRKANPKHVHYQQAEQYSSGEETLSVGAIYVHEVEHENNVHSNEAYTTFQLKKKIGKKTTNINLRLKIDTGAQSNVMPVEHYQQIFPENMTKGGEVKAGTLTPSSTVLSAYGGDKIPHLGKTTISGKHKGREVKCTFFVTKSKGPSILGLAACQQLGIITIHEIQATPEDGKIKETVPIKDRPAIHNKEQLIKMYPECFDDTVGCFEEEYHITVDPDVEPVIHPPRRVPLELREKLKKQLEEMTKKGVISEVTQPTDWVNSIVIKEKPNGKLRICLDPRDLNLALKRNHYPTPTLEEITPSLAGAKVFSKLDASNGYWNIKIDEESSLLTTFNTPYGRFKFNRLPFGLKVSQDVFQRKIDETYKGCKGTIGIADDIQVYGKTDDAHDFHLHEAMEKTRQEVS, from the coding sequence atggcggcggcccAACAAACCATGCTGACGACCTTGATCCCCGAAATGGACTGGAATGCAGATGACCCTgtcaaaacgtttaaaaaattcaaacaaaggaTCGAACTGGCATTCAAGACCTTCCTGAAAGACGCCACCGACGAAGAAAAGGTGAGCTACTTACTCTTATTAGCAGGAGACGATGGGCTTGAGATCAGAAATAGCTGGGACCTATCTCCAGAACAGGAAAAAGATCCAAACAAAATCCTAGAGAAGTTCGAGAAACACTTAGAACCTAAGACAAACCACAGGATTTTCAGATATGAGTTCCAAAGCATGAGGCAAGGGCCCGAAGAATCCATCAGTGATTATATGTCAAGGCTAAAAAACGTGGCAGACAAATGCAACTTCAAAGACAAGACAGAGAAAGACGGGAGACTGCTAGATCAGATGATCTGGGGATGTGCATACAAAAAGGTACAGAAGACCCTCATAGGGAAGCATGAACTGACCCTTGCGGCAGCCGTAAAGGAAGCCGTACAGCATGAGTCTACAGAGAAGTGCATGACAACGTTGACAATCTCAACTCAAGCTAAAGAAGCAAAAGTCGATGCCATCTCTAGCAGAAAGCATACTCCAAGCTCAAAACAAAAGGCAAGCTACAGGCCTCCACAGAAACAGAGTTCAAACATCTGTAGAAATTGTGGTACCGAGCATGAGTTTAATGACAGGAAGAAGTGCCCAGCACATGGTTCCACTTGTAATGGTTGTGGAAAGCCAAACCACTGGAGGAAAATGTGCAGGTCAAAGGGCAAATCCAAGCCACAAGAATACAGGGGTTACAGaaaggctaatccaaaacatgtGCACTACCAGCAAGCAGAGCAGTACTCCTCAGGAGAAGAAACACTGTCGGTAGGTGCCATATATGTCCATGAAGTGGAGCATGAGAATAATGTACACAGTAATGAAGCGTACACAACTTTCCAACTCAAGAAGAAGATAggaaagaagacaacaaacatCAATCTGCGATTGAAGATAGATACAGGGGCTCAAAGCAATGTCATGCCGGTAGAACATTATCAACAGATATTCCCAGAGAACATGACAAAAGGTGGGGAAGTCAAAGCAGGAACCCTCACACCAAGCAGCACTGTATTATCAGCCTATGGTGGAGACAAAATCCCACACCTGGGGAAGACAACCATCTCTGGAAAACACAAAGGCCGAGAGGTCAAGTGTACTTTCTTTGTGAccaaatccaagggaccaagcATCCTCGGATTGGCAGCGTGCCAGCAGCTAGGCATCATCACAATCCATGAGATTCAAGCTACCCCAGAGGATGGCAAGATCAAAGAGACGGTGCCGATCAAGGACCGCCCTGCCATCCACAACAAGGAACAACTAATAAAGATGTACCCGGAATGTTTTGATGACACGGTAGGGTGCTTTGAAGAGGAGTACCACATCACTGTTGACCCAGACGTAGAACCAGTGATACATCCACCTCGCAGAGTGCCACTAGAGCTGCGAGAGAAGCTGAAGAAACAGCTGGAAGAGATGACGAAGAAAGGAGTCATCAGCGAGGTCACACAGCCAACAGACTGGGTAAACTCCATAGTAATAAAGGAGAAACCCAATGGCAAACTGCGGATCTGCCTCGATCCCAGAGACCTGAACTTGGCACTCAAGAGGAACCACTACCCTACACCCACTCTAGAAGAGATAACACCCTCTCTGGCAGGAGCTAAGGTGTTTAGTAAGCTGGACGCCAGCAACGGGTATTGGAATATCAAAATAGACGAAGAATCTTCGCTGCTCACGACCTTCAACACGCCCTACGGCAGGTTCAAGTTCAACCGCCTCCCGTTCGGGCTGAAGGTCTCGCAGGACGTTTTCCAAAGGAAGATAGACGAAACGTACAAAGGGTGCAAAGGAACAATCGGAATTGCTGACGACATCCAGGTGTACGGGAAGACAGACGACGCTCACGACTTCCATCTGCACGAAGCGATGGAGAAGACCAGGCAAGAAGTCTCCTAG
- the LOC118416475 gene encoding zinc finger protein 239-like, which produces MATTESEQGVNDVRRGAAGCSANSVLTWQGERCEEFGEESSGRGKGVRVYRCEECSRQFSRPSSLKRHMQTHLGVKPYRCEECGKQFSQLDDLKKHKRTHTGEKPYRCEECCKQFSQLCDLKRHKRTHTGEKPYRCEECSMQFSQLGHLKSHMRTHTGEKPYKCEECSRQFSQLSDLKKHKRTHTGEKPYTCEECSRQFSELASLKRHMRTHTGEKPYRCEDCSRQFSDLRNLKRHMRTHTGEKPYGCEECSRPFSQLGHLKTHMNTHMRKIQQ; this is translated from the coding sequence ATGGCGACAACAGAGAGCGAACAAGGTGTGAATGacgtcaggagaggagcagcagggTGTTCTGctaacagtgttctcacctggcaaggagaAAGATGTGAGGAGTTCGGGGAAGAGTCCAGCGGGCGAGGCAAAGGTGTGAgggtgtacaggtgtgaggagtgcagcaggcagttcagtcggcccagtagtctgaagagacacatgcagactcatCTAGGGGTAAAACCCTACAGGTGCGAGGAATgcggcaagcagttcagtcagttggATGATCTGAAGAAGCACAAACGGAcgcatacaggagagaaaccctacaggtgtgaggagtgctgcaagcagttcagtcagttgtgtgatctgaagagacacaaacggactcacacaggagagaaaccctacagatgtgaggagtgcagcatgCAGTTCAGTCAGTTGGGTCATCTGAagtctcacatgcggactcacacaggggaaaaaccctacaagtgtgaggagtgcagcaggcagttcagtcagttgagtgATCTGAAGAAGCACAAAcggactcatacaggagaaaaaccatacacgtgtgaggagtgcagcaggcagttcagtgagctggctagtctgaagagacacatgcggactcacacaggagagaaaccctacagatgtgaggattgcagcaggcagttcagtgatcTGCGTAATCTGAAAagacacatgcgtactcacacaggtgagaaaccttacgggtgtgaggagtgcagcaggccgTTCAGTCAGTTGGGTCATTTGAAGACTCACATGAACACCCACATGAGAAAAATCCAACAGTAG
- the LOC118416335 gene encoding reticulon-4 receptor-like 2, whose translation MLLSTLLLFAAIIAAHAQWQWPGWTPPCPTSCDCSQDGIVDCKERQLATIPAGIGEGVHRLNTDKILLQNNQITAVHRDTFDGILNLNELHLEHNFITTIERGAFGGIINLGKLFLNDNRIGSLVPGTFSGVVNLNSLYLQQNELRSFTVDSLEGVVSLGELNLGSNQLSKVPSWDGKNPAHSWLPWQSLRALHLDNNPLEGISDHALGLNFGLEELYIQNMPRLRTVGRFAFRGLPALTVLHLHGNPYLSSLPEDLSLQLTELHQLSLRNNSLSALTPSVLSGLDTLSYLDVSLNPWQCDCGTVWLQTWSQPTATGHGGSLIHSAETTCSSPSGANGQLLQAVNLAQFSQSGQCGPAQAPPTLPPDYQAACSNDVCLNNGTCLTDAKGPYCLCKENFFGEYCEKCNGTTTYNQGFTNIVGIQNTGLQLVMKPVEGSACLAQSFVGGNVQTFTSAAGPLPNRVHGTEDTPVSGSPSLSGLWGGFQFVCLLAASVVIMA comes from the exons ACGGCATTGTGGACTGTAAGGAGCGCCAACTGGCGACCATCCCGGCCGGGATCGGCGAGGGCGTCCACCGCCTGAACACGGACAAGATCCTGCTTCAAAACAACCAG ATCACTGCTGTCCACAGAGACACGTTCGATGGCATCCTGAACTTGAACGAGCTTCACCTGGAACACAACTTCATCACCACCATCGAGCGGGGCGCGTTCGGAGGGATCATCAACCTGGGAAAACTCTTCCTGAACGACAACCGCATCGGGAGCCTCGTCCCAG GCACCTTCAGCGGCGTGGTGAACCTGAACTCCCTGTACCTGCAACAGAACGAGCTGCGGAGCTTCACCGTCGACTCTCTGGAGGGCGTGGTGAGTCTTGGGGAGCTGAACCTCGGCAGTAACCAGCTGTCAAAGGTCCCTTCGTGGGACGGCAAGAACCCCGCACACTCCTGGCTGCCCTGGCAGAGTCTCCGCGCCCTGCACCTCGACAACAACCCGCTTGAGGGCATCAGCGACCACGCGCTGGGGCTGAACTTCGGGCTGGAGGAGCTGTACATCCAAAACATGCCGCGTCTGAGGACCGTCGGTCGGTTCGCCTTCCGCGGGCTTCCCGCCCTGACTGTCCTCCATCTCCATGGCAACCCTTACCTCTCCTCTCTCCCAGAAGACCTGTCCTTGCAGCTGACAGAGCTCCATCAGCTCAGCTTGAGAAACAACTCCCTGAGCGCCCTGACGCCAAGCGTCCTCTCTGGGTTAGACACGCTGTCCTATCTCGACGTCTCCCTGAATCCCTGGCAGTGCGATTGTGGCACGGTCTGGCTACAGACCTGGTCCCAGCCTACTGCCACTGGCCACGGCGGCTCTCTCATTCACTCCGCCGAAACCACGTGTTCCTCTCCTTCTGGCGCCAACGGCCAGCTGCTGCAAGCTGTCAATCTCGCTCAGTTCAGCCAATCAGGGCAGTGCGGCCCGGCCCAGGCCCCACCCACCCTGCCGCCGGATTACCAGGCCGCCTGCTCGAACGACGTGTGCCTCAACAACGGTACCTGTCTGACCGACGCCAAGGGGCCGTACTGTCTCTGCAAGGAGAACTTCTTCGGCGAGTACTGCGAGAAGTGCAACGGGACCACAACCTACAACCAGGGTTTCACCAACATCGTCGGCATCCAAAACACCGGGCTGCAGCTTGTGATGAAGCCAGTAGAGGGCTCTGCTTGTCTTGCCCAGTCCTTCGTCGGCGGCAACGTCCAGACCTTCACGTCCGCGGCTGGTCCGCTGCCTAACCGGGTCCACGGAACGGAGGACACGCCGGTGTCTGGCTCGCCGTCTCTGTCCGGCCTTTGGGGAGGCTTTCAGTTTGTCTGTTTGCTGGCTGCATCTGTGGTCATCATGGCCTGA